The Microbulbifer sp. YPW1 genome contains a region encoding:
- a CDS encoding TldD/PmbA family protein has product MDRRNFIKLGGVGASGILLPISGIAVSAEQLAGNGMDVGQKKVLADIVLNAARKAGASYTDVRIGRYLNQFVITRETNVENIVNTESFGAGIRVIANGTWGFAATNDLTKDGIARAARQAVEVAKANARYQSEPVQLAPVKGVGEVSWQTPIQKNAIDVPISEKVEFLMDVNNGALEAGASFINSSLYLVNEQKYFASSDGSYIDQDVHRLWAPMQVTVVDKKTGVFKTRNGLSDPVGRGYEYLDGREEDKIHGQTTLYKNSYDMAEDARLAAEQAKAKLTAKSIEPGKYDLVLEPSHLMLTIHESVGHPLELDRVLGYEANYAGTSFATLDKWRSGKFKYGSDKVNLFADKLQPGSLGAAGYDDEGVKTKRWDLVKDGVLVNYQATRDQVHMIDQKESHGCCYADSWSSVQFQRMPNVSLAPGEEKYSAKEMIKDVEKGIYILGRGSYSIDQQRYNFQFGGQLFYEIKDGEIVGQVEDVAYQSNTQEFWNSCSAICDSSDYRLGGTFFDGKGQPSQVSAVSHGCSTTRFDKINVINTKRKIG; this is encoded by the coding sequence ATGGACAGACGTAATTTCATCAAGCTCGGGGGCGTGGGTGCCAGCGGCATATTGCTCCCCATATCCGGTATCGCGGTCTCTGCGGAACAACTTGCCGGCAACGGTATGGATGTGGGGCAGAAGAAGGTCCTCGCCGATATCGTCCTCAACGCTGCGCGCAAGGCCGGCGCTTCCTATACCGATGTGCGCATCGGTCGCTACCTCAACCAGTTCGTCATCACCCGCGAGACCAACGTCGAGAATATCGTCAACACCGAGTCCTTCGGTGCCGGTATCCGCGTCATCGCCAACGGCACCTGGGGCTTTGCCGCCACCAATGACCTGACCAAAGACGGTATTGCCAGGGCTGCGCGACAGGCGGTGGAGGTGGCCAAGGCCAACGCCAGGTACCAGAGCGAGCCGGTACAGCTGGCCCCGGTAAAGGGCGTGGGCGAGGTCTCCTGGCAGACACCGATTCAGAAAAACGCCATCGATGTACCCATCAGCGAAAAGGTGGAGTTCCTGATGGACGTCAACAACGGTGCCCTGGAAGCCGGGGCGAGTTTCATCAACTCCTCCCTGTACCTGGTGAACGAACAGAAGTATTTCGCATCCAGCGACGGTTCCTATATCGATCAGGACGTACATCGCCTGTGGGCACCGATGCAGGTTACCGTGGTCGACAAGAAGACCGGCGTGTTCAAGACCCGCAATGGCCTCAGCGATCCGGTGGGGCGCGGCTACGAGTATCTGGACGGGCGCGAGGAAGACAAAATCCACGGCCAGACCACCCTGTACAAGAACTCCTACGATATGGCCGAGGATGCGCGTCTCGCGGCAGAACAGGCGAAAGCCAAACTGACGGCGAAATCCATCGAGCCGGGCAAGTACGATCTGGTACTGGAGCCCTCACATCTGATGCTGACCATTCACGAATCCGTGGGCCACCCGCTGGAACTGGACCGCGTGCTCGGCTACGAGGCCAATTACGCAGGCACTTCTTTTGCAACCCTGGATAAATGGCGCAGCGGCAAGTTCAAGTACGGTAGCGATAAGGTCAATCTGTTCGCGGACAAGCTACAACCAGGCTCCCTGGGCGCGGCGGGCTATGACGATGAAGGCGTGAAAACCAAGCGCTGGGACCTGGTCAAGGACGGCGTGCTGGTCAATTACCAGGCTACGCGCGACCAGGTACACATGATCGACCAGAAAGAGTCCCACGGCTGCTGCTATGCGGACAGCTGGTCCAGTGTGCAGTTCCAGCGCATGCCGAACGTTTCGCTGGCGCCGGGTGAAGAAAAGTACTCGGCCAAAGAGATGATCAAGGATGTGGAGAAAGGTATCTATATTCTGGGTCGCGGCTCCTACTCCATCGACCAGCAGCGCTACAACTTCCAGTTTGGTGGACAGCTGTTCTACGAGATCAAGGACGGCGAAATTGTCGGTCAGGTAGAGGACGTGGCGTATCAGTCCAACACCCAGGAATTCTGGAATTCCTGTTCGGCGATCTGTGACAGCAGCGACTACCGGCTCGGCGGCACCTTCTTTGACGGCAAGGGACAACCCAGCCAGGTGAGCGCCGTTTCCCACGGCTGCTCGACCACGCGCTTTGACAAGATCAATGTCATCAATACCAAACGCAAGATCGGCTAA
- a CDS encoding TldD/PmbA family protein, with protein MAILSRSEAKKILDKVLKYSKAEAASAQLSGAETGNIRYARNSVSTSGIVNDIELAVEARFGKKSGIATINEFSDASLEKVMRRAEELAKLSPDNPESMPLLGEQKYQAVNGFSKSTADITPDQRAKAAADSIAAAKKKDVVAAGYLEDARSFAAVANTKGLFGYYASTSANFTVTMRTENGLGSGWAQSDVTDFTNMNTAASSGVAIDKAVLSQEARALEPGKYTVILEPSAVSGLVAYMMGNFDARNADEGRSFMSKKGGGNRTGEKMFDKRINIYSDPSDANVPAQPWSDEDYMAMQRVDWIKDGVVENLPCSRYWAEQSKGKAIPSPNNLIMVGGDKSTEELIKKTRRGVLVTRTWYIRMVDPQSLLLTGLTRDGTFYIENGKIKYPIKNFRFNESPVIMLNNIEDMGRPQRVSMWGGPAMIPALKVRDFTFSSLSDAV; from the coding sequence ATGGCAATTTTATCCAGAAGTGAAGCCAAGAAAATTCTCGACAAGGTGCTGAAGTACAGCAAGGCAGAAGCGGCCAGCGCACAATTGAGCGGCGCGGAGACCGGTAACATCCGCTACGCGCGCAACAGCGTATCCACCAGCGGTATCGTCAACGATATCGAACTGGCGGTAGAGGCGCGCTTCGGCAAGAAATCCGGTATCGCCACCATCAACGAGTTCAGCGACGCATCTCTGGAAAAAGTCATGCGCCGCGCGGAAGAGCTGGCCAAACTTTCTCCGGACAATCCCGAATCCATGCCGCTGCTGGGCGAACAGAAATATCAGGCAGTGAACGGGTTCTCCAAGTCCACCGCCGATATCACTCCGGACCAGCGCGCCAAGGCCGCCGCCGATTCCATCGCCGCGGCGAAAAAGAAAGACGTTGTCGCCGCCGGTTACCTGGAAGACGCGCGTTCGTTTGCCGCTGTCGCCAACACCAAGGGACTGTTCGGTTACTACGCCTCTACCTCTGCCAACTTCACCGTCACCATGCGCACCGAAAACGGTCTCGGCTCCGGCTGGGCGCAGAGCGACGTGACCGACTTCACCAACATGAATACCGCAGCCAGCTCCGGTGTCGCCATCGACAAGGCGGTACTGTCACAGGAAGCGCGCGCGCTGGAGCCCGGCAAATACACCGTGATTCTGGAACCGAGTGCGGTGTCCGGTCTCGTCGCCTACATGATGGGTAACTTCGACGCGCGCAACGCCGACGAAGGTCGCAGCTTTATGAGCAAGAAAGGCGGCGGTAATCGCACCGGCGAGAAGATGTTCGACAAGCGCATCAACATCTACTCCGACCCGTCCGATGCCAATGTGCCGGCACAGCCCTGGTCCGACGAAGACTATATGGCAATGCAGCGGGTCGACTGGATCAAGGACGGCGTGGTCGAGAACCTGCCCTGCAGCCGCTACTGGGCGGAACAGTCCAAGGGAAAGGCGATCCCCTCACCGAATAATCTGATCATGGTGGGTGGCGACAAGTCCACCGAGGAACTGATCAAGAAAACCCGTCGCGGCGTACTGGTAACCCGCACCTGGTATATCCGCATGGTTGACCCGCAGTCACTGCTGCTGACCGGCCTGACCCGGGACGGAACCTTCTATATCGAAAACGGCAAGATCAAGTATCCGATCAAGAATTTCCGCTTCAACGAAAGCCCGGTCATCATGCTGAACAACATCGAGGACATGGGACGCCCGCAACGGGTCAGCATGTGGGGTGGTCCGGCGATGATTCCCGCACTGAAAGTGCGCGACTTCACCTTCAGCAGCCTGTCCGACGCCGTTTAA
- a CDS encoding TldD/PmbA family protein, with product MDRRKFLQLSGAGMGASMLPLSASVIAESQLTQSGLDVAVKKEFADAALNTATKMGASYADVRIGRYLNQYVVTREMKVQNVVNTESIGMGVRVIANGTWGFAATNDMTIDGIARATAQAVATAKANSKYQQEPVELAPVKGHGEVSWKTPIEKNAMQIPLAEKVDLLMEVNKSALDAGASFVNSMLYLVNEQKYFASTDGSYIDQDVHRLWSPFSVTAVDKKDGGFRTRDGLGMPVGRGFEYLDGRAEHKVQSQTVLYGDSYDMVEDARLAAEQAQEKLTAKSVKPGKYDLVLDPSHLWLTIHESVGHPLELDRVLGYEANFAGTSFATIDKWRSGKFKYGSDKVNLFADKVQPGSLGAVGYDDEGVKTGSWDLVKEGVLTNYQAIRDQVHMLDQKESHGCCYADSWSNVQFQRMANVSLLPGKEELSLDDMIKDVEKGIYIVGDGSFSIDQQRYNFQFGGQLFYEIEDGKITGMLEDVAYQSNTQEFWNSCSQICDKRDYRLGGSFFDGKGQPMQVSAVSHGSSTTRFDGVNVINTKRKLG from the coding sequence ATGGACCGTAGAAAATTTCTGCAGTTGAGCGGCGCCGGTATGGGCGCATCCATGCTGCCGCTGTCCGCGAGCGTGATTGCCGAGAGCCAGTTGACCCAGAGCGGGCTGGATGTGGCGGTGAAGAAAGAGTTCGCCGATGCTGCGCTTAACACCGCGACCAAAATGGGCGCGTCCTATGCGGATGTGCGTATCGGCCGCTACCTGAACCAGTATGTAGTCACCCGCGAGATGAAGGTTCAGAACGTGGTCAACACCGAGTCCATCGGTATGGGCGTGCGTGTGATTGCCAACGGTACCTGGGGTTTCGCCGCGACCAACGACATGACCATCGATGGTATCGCGCGCGCAACCGCGCAGGCAGTGGCGACGGCCAAGGCCAACTCCAAGTACCAGCAGGAACCGGTGGAACTGGCCCCGGTGAAAGGCCACGGTGAAGTCAGCTGGAAAACACCGATCGAGAAAAACGCCATGCAGATTCCGTTGGCGGAAAAGGTCGACCTGCTGATGGAAGTCAACAAGTCGGCACTGGATGCCGGGGCCAGCTTCGTCAATTCCATGCTGTATCTGGTGAACGAGCAGAAGTACTTCGCTTCTACCGACGGCTCCTACATCGATCAGGATGTACACCGCCTGTGGTCTCCATTCAGTGTCACGGCAGTGGACAAGAAAGATGGCGGCTTCCGCACCCGCGACGGCCTCGGCATGCCCGTTGGCCGCGGTTTCGAATATCTGGATGGGCGCGCGGAACACAAGGTACAGTCGCAGACCGTTCTGTACGGCGACTCCTACGATATGGTCGAGGACGCACGCCTCGCCGCCGAGCAGGCACAGGAAAAGCTTACTGCGAAGTCCGTCAAACCGGGCAAGTACGATCTGGTACTCGACCCATCACACCTGTGGCTGACCATCCACGAGTCCGTCGGCCACCCGCTGGAACTGGACCGAGTTCTCGGCTACGAGGCCAACTTTGCCGGCACTTCGTTCGCCACCATCGACAAGTGGCGCAGCGGCAAATTCAAATACGGCAGCGACAAGGTCAACCTGTTTGCGGACAAGGTGCAGCCGGGATCCCTCGGTGCCGTGGGTTACGACGATGAGGGTGTGAAGACCGGTAGCTGGGATCTGGTAAAAGAGGGTGTACTCACCAACTATCAGGCGATTCGCGATCAGGTACATATGCTGGATCAGAAAGAGTCCCACGGCTGCTGCTACGCGGATAGCTGGTCCAATGTGCAGTTCCAGCGCATGGCCAACGTCTCCCTGTTGCCCGGCAAGGAAGAGCTGAGCCTGGACGACATGATCAAGGACGTGGAGAAAGGTATCTATATTGTCGGCGACGGCTCCTTCTCCATCGACCAGCAGCGCTATAACTTCCAGTTCGGCGGTCAGCTGTTCTATGAAATTGAGGACGGCAAGATCACCGGCATGCTGGAAGATGTAGCCTATCAGTCCAATACCCAGGAATTCTGGAACTCCTGTTCACAGATCTGCGACAAGCGCGATTATCGCCTGGGTGGCTCTTTCTTTGACGGTAAGGGGCAGCCGATGCAGGTGAGCGCGGTTTCTCACGGCAGCTCCACCACGCGTTTCGATGGAGTGAATGTCATCAATACCAAGCGCAAGCTGGGTTAA
- a CDS encoding DUF4159 domain-containing protein, protein MSLTRKQFLQRLLFAGAGCALPVALRAQTAGKPHYDFYFTRLMYESGDWDVDQRMPSNVLNSLIEYTNLKVDPKEHIVPLADPEMLLAPFCYMAGHKLVEFTEAEARNFRDYVNRGGFIFVDDCNHDIDGLFAKSFEAQMVKLFGEDCLQKLPDDHDLYRCFFQFDELPVTSFELNGWGDDLVHDYLKAIVVNGRIAVLYSNKDFGCEWDYDYRNKRWLAIDNTKFAINIVIYALTT, encoded by the coding sequence GTGTCCCTTACCCGAAAACAGTTCCTTCAGCGTCTTTTGTTCGCCGGTGCCGGTTGCGCACTGCCGGTAGCACTACGCGCGCAAACTGCGGGTAAGCCACACTATGATTTTTATTTCACTCGCCTGATGTATGAATCCGGTGACTGGGATGTGGATCAGCGCATGCCGTCCAATGTGCTGAATTCCCTGATCGAATACACCAACCTCAAAGTCGATCCGAAAGAACATATTGTGCCGCTGGCAGACCCGGAAATGCTGCTGGCACCTTTCTGCTACATGGCTGGCCACAAACTGGTGGAATTCACCGAAGCAGAAGCGCGCAATTTCCGCGATTACGTCAATCGCGGTGGTTTTATTTTTGTCGATGACTGCAACCACGATATCGACGGGCTGTTTGCCAAATCTTTTGAAGCGCAGATGGTCAAACTGTTCGGTGAGGACTGCCTGCAGAAGTTGCCGGACGACCACGACCTTTACCGCTGTTTTTTCCAGTTCGATGAATTGCCGGTTACCAGCTTCGAGCTGAATGGCTGGGGGGACGACTTGGTACACGATTACCTCAAGGCAATCGTGGTCAACGGTCGTATCGCCGTGCTGTACAGCAACAAGGATTTTGGCTGCGAGTGGGATTACGACTACCGCAACAAACGCTGGCTCGCGATCGACAACACCAAATTTGCTATCAATATTGTTATTTACGCACTCACTACCTGA
- a CDS encoding MoxR family ATPase: MHITTPERTEQMIEQQQQALATLRAEIGKVIVGQQEVVEQMLICLLAKGHALLEGVPGLGKTLLVKTLADASSLAFKRVQFTPDLMPGDILGSEILEEDHSTGKRFFKFQAGPIFTNILLADEINRTPPKTQAALLESMQEYSVTVAGETMALPDPYFVLATQNPIEQAGTYPLPEAQLDRFLLNIHIDYPQEQDEVEILRATTGGALEKPVPCMDAEQLQALQKLVREVTVSDALYQYVAQLVRATRATDKADSTLGQWIKWGAGPRAGQALILAAKARAFLQQRLAVTREDIRALLLPVLRHRILLSFHAQADGVTVEQVIQALVQSVAEPGAD, encoded by the coding sequence ATGCATATCACCACGCCGGAAAGAACCGAACAGATGATCGAACAACAGCAGCAGGCGCTGGCAACATTGCGCGCAGAGATCGGCAAGGTCATTGTCGGGCAGCAGGAGGTCGTGGAGCAGATGTTGATCTGTCTGCTGGCGAAAGGTCACGCACTGCTCGAAGGTGTTCCCGGTCTCGGTAAAACGCTGCTGGTAAAAACCCTGGCAGACGCATCGAGCCTGGCGTTCAAGCGGGTGCAGTTCACTCCGGACCTGATGCCCGGGGATATTCTCGGCAGTGAAATCCTGGAAGAGGATCACTCCACCGGAAAACGCTTCTTCAAGTTTCAGGCCGGGCCAATTTTCACCAACATCCTGCTGGCAGATGAAATCAACCGCACCCCCCCCAAAACCCAGGCTGCACTGCTGGAATCCATGCAGGAGTACTCCGTGACCGTGGCCGGAGAAACCATGGCCCTACCGGATCCCTATTTTGTGCTCGCCACCCAGAACCCCATCGAACAGGCGGGTACCTATCCGCTGCCGGAAGCGCAGCTCGATCGCTTTCTGCTGAACATCCATATTGACTACCCACAAGAGCAGGATGAGGTGGAAATTCTGCGCGCGACCACCGGTGGCGCGCTGGAAAAACCAGTGCCGTGTATGGACGCCGAACAGCTGCAGGCACTGCAGAAACTGGTGCGGGAGGTTACGGTGAGTGATGCACTCTACCAGTATGTGGCGCAGCTGGTACGCGCCACACGCGCTACCGACAAAGCGGATTCCACACTGGGCCAGTGGATCAAATGGGGCGCGGGGCCCCGTGCCGGACAGGCATTGATTCTCGCCGCCAAGGCGCGCGCCTTCCTGCAGCAGCGTCTCGCGGTGACCCGTGAAGATATCCGCGCGCTGCTGCTGCCGGTCTTGCGTCACCGTATTTTGCTCAGCTTCCATGCCCAGGCCGACGGAGTGACCGTCGAGCAGGTGATCCAGGCGCTGGTGCAGTCTGTAGCAGAACCCGGTGCAGACTGA
- a CDS encoding DUF58 domain-containing protein, whose protein sequence is MQLIDPLTLAATRDLAWLSRHIAEGMLLGMQHSQRRGAGIEFQQYRSYEPGDSIRNIDWKLFARSDRYYVREADQESQMHVCIVLDASASMQQPSFTYPELNKLHYAKCWVATLCWLLCRQGDRFSLLVLNDSGHHYVPAGQGDSHHRRIALALEQVQARGHWPQGSQLSAVWQYFEQPCQTVLVSDFFEASQDAGMSAFAARLHAANRPCLPLQILVEAEQTFPFDGELKIVDPEGGEIPELGAHQQRDDYLRAFNAAQRELAAQFAARECPLSVATVETPVERSLRAFIRAHGRIG, encoded by the coding sequence GTGCAACTGATCGACCCCCTGACACTGGCGGCAACCCGCGATCTCGCGTGGCTCTCGCGGCATATTGCCGAAGGCATGTTGCTGGGTATGCAACACAGCCAGCGGCGCGGTGCCGGTATCGAATTCCAGCAGTACCGCAGCTACGAGCCCGGAGACTCCATTCGCAATATCGACTGGAAGCTGTTCGCGCGCTCGGACCGCTACTATGTGCGCGAGGCAGACCAGGAAAGCCAGATGCATGTGTGCATCGTGCTGGATGCCAGCGCTTCGATGCAGCAACCGAGTTTCACCTATCCCGAATTAAACAAACTGCACTACGCAAAGTGCTGGGTGGCGACCCTGTGCTGGCTGCTTTGCCGGCAGGGGGATCGATTTTCACTGCTGGTGCTGAACGATAGTGGGCATCATTACGTGCCCGCCGGCCAGGGTGATAGTCATCACCGCCGTATCGCCCTGGCGCTGGAACAGGTACAGGCGCGCGGGCACTGGCCGCAAGGGTCGCAGCTGTCCGCGGTGTGGCAATATTTCGAGCAGCCCTGCCAGACCGTGCTGGTGAGTGATTTTTTTGAGGCGTCACAGGACGCTGGCATGTCCGCATTTGCTGCGCGCCTGCACGCGGCGAACCGACCCTGCCTGCCACTGCAGATACTGGTGGAGGCAGAGCAGACTTTCCCGTTCGACGGTGAGTTGAAGATTGTCGATCCAGAGGGCGGTGAAATTCCCGAGCTGGGCGCGCACCAGCAGCGCGATGATTACCTGCGGGCATTTAACGCCGCACAACGCGAGCTTGCCGCACAGTTTGCTGCGCGCGAATGCCCGCTGAGCGTCGCCACTGTGGAAACCCCGGTAGAGCGATCGCTGCGCGCATTCATCCGCGCCCACGGGAGGATTGGCTGA
- a CDS encoding BatA domain-containing protein — MPLAATPMLPLQWLQPQWLWLLLALAVPLLIHLIRRSRPRQITFAAAQWLLPRQQRRWNRFVLRDRLLLLLRLMLVTLLAFLLAQPLLNSDTQAREDVLLVDPRIQASALDEFLVQHPQLKQMFWLQPEPLAITAPRPAPQDIWRVLSHLSTGETFRRAHILLLDAENPSGHSTLQVSPNWQWHQIADTAAPAASELPRIALAGDAPAWLQPAMEELREKLGSGLSFITDSDIETLMGGSTTTRPHWLIYDTAGPLPAALQSFVREGGLLITDQRVRWDAVDNFTSLDSQPAAEAAPVARGSWLRYKQDWHSAPFYQQGTLPELLWQQWSAQDWQLQFRSRSHWSVDNRPEIPVPDDRVTQYREIPLDRWLLILIALLLLLERGIALSRRDTGAVTAAGDKSHE; from the coding sequence ATGCCGTTGGCCGCAACCCCGATGCTGCCGTTGCAGTGGTTACAGCCACAGTGGTTGTGGCTACTGCTCGCACTCGCCGTTCCCCTGCTTATTCACCTGATACGCCGCAGCAGGCCGCGACAAATCACGTTTGCCGCCGCCCAGTGGCTGCTTCCCCGCCAGCAACGCCGCTGGAACAGGTTTGTGCTGCGCGATCGCTTGTTACTGCTGTTGCGCCTGATGCTGGTGACACTGCTCGCGTTTTTACTGGCGCAGCCATTACTGAACAGTGACACACAAGCGCGGGAAGATGTGCTGCTGGTAGATCCGCGGATCCAGGCTTCGGCGCTGGATGAATTTCTCGTGCAACACCCGCAACTGAAGCAGATGTTCTGGCTACAACCAGAGCCGCTGGCAATAACTGCACCCCGGCCCGCGCCCCAGGATATCTGGCGGGTGCTGTCTCACTTGTCCACAGGTGAGACATTCCGACGAGCACATATCCTGTTGCTGGACGCGGAAAATCCCAGCGGGCATAGCACCCTGCAGGTGAGCCCCAACTGGCAATGGCATCAAATTGCGGATACCGCTGCTCCTGCAGCGTCGGAACTGCCGCGTATCGCACTGGCCGGTGACGCGCCCGCCTGGCTGCAGCCGGCGATGGAAGAGTTGCGCGAGAAGCTGGGTTCCGGCCTGTCCTTTATTACTGACAGCGATATCGAAACCCTCATGGGCGGCTCCACTACAACCCGACCGCACTGGCTGATTTACGATACTGCCGGCCCGCTACCCGCTGCACTGCAATCCTTTGTTCGCGAGGGCGGCCTGCTGATTACCGACCAGCGGGTACGTTGGGATGCGGTAGATAATTTCACATCGCTGGATTCGCAACCGGCTGCCGAGGCCGCGCCGGTCGCTCGCGGCAGCTGGCTTCGCTACAAACAGGACTGGCACAGCGCACCGTTCTATCAACAGGGCACGCTGCCGGAATTATTGTGGCAGCAGTGGTCGGCACAGGACTGGCAACTCCAGTTTCGCAGCCGCAGTCACTGGTCTGTGGACAACAGGCCCGAGATACCGGTGCCGGACGATCGGGTAACGCAGTACCGGGAAATCCCCCTGGATCGCTGGCTGTTGATCTTGATTGCGCTGCTGCTGTTACTCGAACGCGGCATCGCACTATCGCGACGCGATACCGGCGCAGTCACTGCCGCGGGAGACAAGAGCCATGAATGA
- a CDS encoding ferredoxin--NADP reductase, with protein sequence MSNLNKETVLEVHHWNDTLFSFKTSRDPGFRFENGHFTMIGLEQPNGRPLLRAYSIASANYEDELEFFSIKVPDGPLTSQLQKIKPGDEIFVSRKPTGTLVADHLLPGKRLWLLSTGTGLAPFMSIIKDPDVYERFDQVILTHGVRFKSELAYQDYIEKELPEHEYFGEMVQQGLLYYPTVTREPYRNNGRLTDLMLSGKIFSDLDLPKPNVEEDRFMLCGSPAMLKDLTSILDDWGFKETRAGVPHEYVIERAFVEK encoded by the coding sequence ATGTCAAATTTGAATAAGGAAACGGTGCTCGAAGTCCATCACTGGAACGACACCCTGTTCAGCTTCAAGACCAGCCGCGATCCCGGATTCCGCTTTGAAAATGGCCATTTCACCATGATCGGCCTGGAGCAGCCCAACGGGCGTCCGCTGCTGCGCGCCTATTCCATTGCCAGTGCCAACTACGAGGACGAGCTGGAGTTTTTCAGCATCAAGGTCCCCGATGGCCCGCTGACCTCGCAGCTGCAGAAGATCAAACCCGGCGACGAGATTTTCGTCAGCCGCAAACCCACCGGTACCCTGGTCGCCGATCACCTGCTCCCGGGCAAGCGTCTGTGGCTGTTGTCCACCGGTACCGGCCTGGCGCCATTTATGAGCATCATCAAGGATCCGGATGTTTACGAGCGTTTCGACCAGGTCATCCTGACCCACGGTGTGCGCTTCAAGTCCGAACTGGCTTACCAGGACTACATCGAGAAGGAACTGCCGGAACACGAGTATTTCGGCGAGATGGTACAACAGGGGCTGTTGTACTACCCCACGGTCACCCGCGAGCCCTACCGCAACAATGGCCGCCTGACCGACCTGATGCTGTCCGGCAAGATTTTCAGCGATCTGGACCTGCCCAAGCCGAATGTGGAAGAAGACCGCTTTATGCTGTGCGGCTCACCGGCGATGCTGAAAGACCTGACCAGTATTCTCGACGACTGGGGTTTCAAGGAAACCCGCGCGGGCGTGCCGCACGAGTACGTGATCGAGCGGGCCTTTGTCGAGAAGTAA
- a CDS encoding LysR family transcriptional regulator, which yields MRYSLRQLEVFLACAHYQNVSRAAESLNMSQSAASTALKEFEQQFDLRLFERTGKRLRLNELGRQLWPRAEELLERARELEATLLVHSDLGRLKIGATLTIGNYLAAGIMARYMEEQPGARVELEVANTAAIAQGVLNFELDLGLIEGELNHPDLEMIPWRDDEQVVFCAPDHPLAKRAQLTDEDLREATWILRETGSGTRQTFERALAGLLPELNIRLELQHTEAIKRAVEAGLGISCLSRVSLTDAFKRGALVELPVPQRDFSREFYFALHRQKYRSAGIERWLELCRQTP from the coding sequence ATGCGCTATTCCCTACGTCAGCTGGAAGTGTTCCTCGCCTGCGCACATTACCAGAATGTGAGCCGCGCGGCGGAAAGCCTGAACATGTCGCAGTCGGCGGCGTCCACCGCGCTGAAGGAGTTTGAGCAGCAGTTCGACCTGCGCCTGTTCGAACGCACCGGCAAGCGGCTGCGCCTTAATGAACTGGGACGACAGCTGTGGCCGCGTGCGGAGGAGCTGCTGGAGCGGGCCCGCGAGCTGGAGGCCACCCTGCTGGTGCACAGCGATCTGGGACGCCTGAAGATCGGCGCCACCCTGACCATCGGCAACTACCTGGCCGCGGGCATTATGGCCCGCTATATGGAGGAACAACCGGGGGCGCGGGTGGAACTGGAAGTGGCCAATACCGCGGCCATTGCTCAGGGCGTGCTGAACTTCGAGCTGGATCTGGGACTGATCGAGGGGGAACTGAACCATCCCGACCTGGAGATGATCCCCTGGCGGGACGACGAACAGGTGGTGTTCTGCGCGCCGGACCACCCCCTGGCCAAGCGCGCCCAGTTGACTGACGAAGACCTGCGTGAGGCCACCTGGATACTGCGGGAAACCGGCTCCGGTACCCGCCAGACGTTCGAGCGGGCCCTCGCGGGGCTGCTGCCGGAACTGAATATACGCCTGGAGCTGCAACACACTGAGGCCATCAAGCGCGCGGTGGAAGCCGGGCTCGGCATCAGCTGCCTGTCCCGGGTATCCCTCACCGATGCCTTCAAGCGCGGCGCGCTGGTAGAACTGCCGGTGCCACAGCGGGATTTCAGTCGCGAGTTCTATTTCGCCCTGCACCGGCAGAAATACCGCAGTGCCGGTATCGAGCGCTGGCTGGAACTGTGCCGCCAAACCCCCTGA